The window GAACCAAGACGATTCAAAAATTTCAGTTATACTATGAATTGGTCAAACAAGTTGATAGTCTCCAGAAGTCTATTTATTACCCAACCCGCCGACCCGCTCATCTTGCCACTTATAAACAGAATACAGACACTTAGGTCAATTagcaaacaaataaaaacttacCTTCTTTATTAATCTTCCCAGCTGAATGTCGAAACGTCTTCAGGTGGTTCGACCCATATGCTCTCAAACGGATCTTGTTCTCCCCAATCATGACACTGTTTCCGGGGGTAGTATCTATGGTGATCTAAAGAGTATGATATGCACCGTTTGCCATAGAAACGAACTTTAGAGAAATAAACGCTATTCCTCATCATTCCAAGAAGATCAGTTCTAGCATGGGATGACAGAAAACTGGCAAATAAGGTCACGCCTTCAAGTGTTTTCATTTCAACCCATTCTTTATTGGCCTGATCCAGCTTATATATAATAGGATTTTCGCTGtaacaagtgtatataacaaaGATGTCCCCTTTATGCTCAGCCATAAACTTACCCTTCCACCAACTTTTAACAAAGAAATTATCTGGACACCTTGGTGGAGGCACAATACGGATGGTCCAAGTGAGCTCAACTGGATTATATACCCCCAGCCACCCCGTTAGACTCAAACAATAGAATAGTCCGTTGCAAAAAACAAGCTTATTCCAAATACTACTAACAAATGGCAACCGGTTGTGGTAATTGACAGTAGTCCAAGCTGCGGCTCCTGGATGACAAGTGCTGATAGCAACAGCAGTGGGACTAACATGTTTAACTGTAAATACTATGCAGCTAGGAGATTTAGGCGACGTTGAAAATGCAACAATTTGATAGGTCATCTCAAATCTAGGCAACTTAATCATTTCTCGAGTAAAGGGGTTAAAAAAAAGGACCCGCTGTGTTCTTGGCTTATAAAGCAACAACCACCCGTCTTTATTATAACAAACCCTGCATCCATGTAACTCAGGTAACTCAAGTGAGTATGTTTTGCGCTGTGACGGGTCATAAAACTCAAACCGGTCACCAAGCTTTGGAAAATACATAAGCCATGGTGGCTTGTTGGCTACCCGGACTGATAAAGCTACTGATAACCATCTTTTGCAAACTGCAGATGTGCGAATGTTGTCCTTTAAAGTTAACTGTGATATTATATATTCAAGGAGTTCGACTGGAAGAAAAGACGACCATTCCTCTTGATCCTGAACCTCCTCCCCCTCATTGACATTTCCCTTTTTCGAAACAGCTCTTGTATCCCTAAACGTTAACGCTAACctataaaacacaaaaacatacCAATTGAAGCGCGCTATAACAAATCATTTAGGTTCAAAGACATCAAAACAAATGCATATTAAAAAAAGTCTATTTTCTACCCATACCTATTTCACAAACTATTTTCCACCGAATTCTTTTGATACATTGACCATTATGTACAATATAATTAGATGACTCTACAGGTTAGTAATGCACGATTATGGTAAAAGTAGCAAAATAAATGCTACGAATATCAGTTCCCTAATTACAAGGAATATGGGACCAGGATTTGAAACCCTGACCTCTGCGTTTATTCGGCATTCTTCCACATCACCACTAGGCTACTATCACAACAATCTAAATTTACTTGTCACATAGGATCCATCACAAatatattacaaatttacaatatataacaacaatctaTATATCTTATAGCAAAACCCCTAACAAATCTATCTAAATTACATAAATTCCCAACCAAAACCaacaaatgcacataaaatcaaTCAAATTGCATAATAAACCACATCAAAACAATCTATTTATACAAATTATACATACgaactttataaataatatatacagtatgtgtatatatata is drawn from Erigeron canadensis isolate Cc75 chromosome 9, C_canadensis_v1, whole genome shotgun sequence and contains these coding sequences:
- the LOC122581660 gene encoding F-box/kelch-repeat protein At1g57790-like; amino-acid sequence: MVKRKRRRLKLLALTFRDTRAVSKKGNVNEGEEVQDQEEWSSFLPVELLEYIISQLTLKDNIRTSAVCKRWLSVALSVRVANKPPWLMYFPKLGDRFEFYDPSQRKTYSLELPELHGCRVCYNKDGWLLLYKPRTQRVLFFNPFTREMIKLPRFEMTYQIVAFSTSPKSPSCIVFTVKHVSPTAVAISTCHPGAAAWTTVNYHNRLPFVSSIWNKLVFCNGLFYCLSLTGWLGVYNPVELTWTIRIVPPPRCPDNFFVKSWWKGKFMAEHKGDIFVIYTCYSENPIIYKLDQANKEWVEMKTLEGVTLFASFLSSHARTDLLGMMRNSVYFSKVRFYGKRCISYSLDHHRYYPRKQCHDWGEQDPFESIWVEPPEDVSTFSWED